The following proteins are co-located in the Micromonospora coriariae genome:
- a CDS encoding glycoside hydrolase family 48 protein gives MRQLARRRRVAIIAAAALAVGGVTLPAGAAQAAPACDVVYATNDWNNGFSANVTIKNLGDPITSWTLTFAFPGNQRVTQGWSARWSQTGNQVTATNESWNGNLGTGATTNIGFNGSYTGTNAKPTSFAVNGVTCGGAPQQPPTVGLTVPAGPFEAPADVPLTATASDPDGTISKVEFYRNGLLVNTDTTAPYGYTLEDLPAGSYTVQAKAYDNANLSATAEKSFTVTAASGPTLVATPSAVTVAEGGSSTVNLKLSAAPTATVPVTLSRTGDADITVSPATVSLTPSNWNTGVNLTVAAAEDADTVSGTATVTASATGYAPLAITATEVDNDTPGGDNTYVTRFLDQYGKIKNSGYFSPEGVPYHSVETLIVEAPDHGHETTSEAFSFWLWLEAQYGRVTQNWAPFNNAWTVMEKYIIPTHADQPTAGAAGTPQYAAEHDLPSQYPSQLEPSVSVGQDPLRSELQSTYGTGDIYGMHWLIDVDNTYGFGRCGDKTTRPAYINTFQRGTQESVWETVPQPSCDTFTAGGQYGYLDLFIKESAAPAKQWKYTNAPDADARAVQAAYWALTWAKAQGKQADVAATVAKAAKMGDYLRYSMFDKYFKKIGNCVGASACPAGSGKDSAHYLMSWYYAWGGAYETNQNWSWRIGSSHNHFGYQNPFAAWALTNTPELKPQSPTAAADWTKSFERQLEFYTWLQSAEGGIAGGATNSWGGNYGQPPAGTSTFYGMYYDVDPVYNDPPSNQWFGMQAWSMQRIAELYLQTGNAKAKALLDKWVPWAIANTTVGTNWSIPSDMKWTGQPTTWNPTNPQPNTNLHVEVTVKGQDVGVAAAYARTLIAYAAKSGNEAARTTAKGLLDALHAASDAKGVSTTEKRGDYRRFDDTYDAASGQGLYVPPGWTGKMPNGDAIAAGKSFVDIRSFYKNDPDWPKVQAYLNGGAEPSFNYHRFWAQADVAMAYADYGNLFPNG, from the coding sequence ATGAGACAACTGGCACGACGCCGCCGAGTGGCGATCATCGCCGCCGCCGCGCTCGCCGTCGGCGGGGTGACCCTGCCCGCCGGCGCCGCGCAGGCCGCACCGGCCTGCGATGTGGTCTACGCGACCAACGACTGGAACAACGGCTTCAGCGCCAACGTGACGATCAAGAACCTCGGCGATCCCATCACCAGCTGGACGCTGACGTTCGCCTTCCCCGGCAACCAGCGGGTCACCCAGGGCTGGTCGGCGCGCTGGAGCCAGACCGGCAACCAGGTCACCGCCACCAACGAGTCGTGGAACGGCAACCTCGGCACCGGCGCCACCACCAACATCGGCTTCAACGGCTCCTACACCGGCACCAACGCGAAGCCGACCTCGTTCGCCGTCAACGGCGTCACCTGCGGGGGTGCCCCGCAGCAGCCGCCGACCGTCGGGCTCACCGTGCCGGCCGGCCCGTTCGAGGCGCCGGCCGACGTGCCACTGACCGCCACCGCCAGCGACCCGGACGGGACCATCAGCAAGGTCGAGTTCTACCGCAACGGCCTGCTGGTCAACACCGACACCACCGCCCCGTACGGCTACACCCTCGAAGACCTGCCGGCGGGCTCCTACACCGTGCAGGCCAAGGCGTACGACAACGCCAACCTCAGCGCCACCGCCGAGAAGTCGTTCACCGTGACCGCCGCGTCCGGGCCGACGCTCGTCGCCACGCCGTCCGCGGTCACCGTCGCCGAGGGCGGCAGCTCGACGGTCAACCTCAAGCTCAGCGCCGCCCCGACGGCGACCGTGCCGGTCACCCTGTCCCGCACCGGCGACGCCGACATCACCGTCTCGCCGGCCACGGTCAGCCTCACCCCGAGCAACTGGAACACCGGGGTCAACCTCACCGTGGCGGCGGCCGAGGACGCCGACACCGTCAGCGGCACCGCCACCGTCACCGCCTCGGCCACCGGCTACGCCCCGCTCGCGATCACCGCGACCGAGGTGGACAACGACACGCCCGGTGGCGACAACACCTACGTCACGCGCTTCCTCGACCAGTACGGCAAAATCAAGAACTCCGGCTACTTCAGCCCCGAGGGCGTGCCGTACCACTCCGTGGAGACGCTGATCGTCGAGGCGCCCGACCACGGGCACGAGACCACCTCGGAAGCGTTCAGCTTCTGGCTCTGGCTGGAGGCCCAGTACGGCCGCGTGACCCAGAACTGGGCGCCGTTCAACAACGCCTGGACGGTGATGGAGAAGTACATCATTCCCACTCACGCCGACCAGCCGACCGCCGGCGCGGCGGGCACGCCGCAGTACGCCGCCGAGCACGACCTGCCCAGCCAGTACCCCTCGCAGTTGGAGCCGTCGGTGTCGGTGGGCCAGGACCCGCTGCGCAGCGAGCTGCAGTCCACCTACGGCACCGGTGACATCTACGGCATGCACTGGCTGATCGACGTGGACAACACCTACGGCTTCGGCCGCTGCGGCGACAAGACCACCCGGCCGGCGTACATCAACACGTTCCAGCGGGGCACCCAGGAGTCGGTCTGGGAGACCGTGCCGCAGCCGTCCTGCGACACCTTCACCGCCGGCGGCCAGTACGGCTACCTCGACCTGTTCATCAAGGAGTCCGCCGCCCCGGCCAAGCAGTGGAAGTACACAAATGCCCCGGACGCCGACGCCCGTGCCGTACAGGCCGCGTACTGGGCGCTGACCTGGGCCAAGGCGCAGGGCAAGCAGGCCGATGTGGCGGCCACCGTGGCCAAGGCCGCCAAGATGGGCGACTACCTGCGCTACTCCATGTTCGACAAGTACTTCAAGAAGATCGGCAACTGCGTCGGGGCCAGCGCCTGCCCGGCCGGCAGCGGCAAGGACTCCGCGCACTACCTGATGTCCTGGTACTACGCCTGGGGCGGCGCGTACGAGACCAACCAGAACTGGTCCTGGCGGATCGGCTCCAGCCACAACCACTTCGGCTACCAGAACCCGTTCGCGGCCTGGGCGCTGACCAACACCCCGGAGCTCAAGCCACAGTCGCCGACCGCGGCCGCCGACTGGACCAAGAGCTTCGAGCGGCAGCTGGAGTTCTACACCTGGCTGCAGTCCGCCGAGGGCGGCATCGCCGGCGGCGCGACCAACAGCTGGGGCGGCAACTACGGCCAGCCCCCGGCCGGCACGTCCACCTTCTACGGCATGTACTACGACGTCGACCCGGTCTACAACGACCCGCCGTCCAACCAGTGGTTCGGCATGCAGGCCTGGTCGATGCAGCGGATCGCCGAGCTGTACCTGCAGACCGGCAACGCCAAGGCCAAGGCACTGCTGGACAAGTGGGTGCCCTGGGCGATCGCCAACACCACAGTCGGCACCAACTGGTCGATCCCGTCGGACATGAAGTGGACCGGCCAGCCGACCACCTGGAACCCGACCAACCCGCAACCCAACACCAACCTGCACGTCGAGGTCACCGTCAAGGGGCAGGACGTCGGCGTCGCCGCCGCCTACGCCCGGACCCTGATCGCGTACGCGGCCAAGTCGGGCAACGAGGCGGCCAGGACCACCGCCAAGGGGCTGCTCGACGCGCTGCACGCCGCCAGCGACGCCAAGGGCGTGTCCACCACCGAGAAGCGCGGCGACTACCGGCGCTTCGACGACACCTACGACGCGGCCAGCGGGCAGGGCCTCTACGTCCCGCCGGGCTGGACCGGGAAGATGCCCAACGGTGACGCCATCGCCGCCGGCAAGAGCTTCGTCGACATCCGGTCGTTCTACAAGAACGACCCGGACTGGCCCAAGGTGCAGGCGTACTTGAACGGTGGTGCGGAGCCCAGCTTCAACTACCACCGGTTCTGGGCCCAGGCCGACGTCGCCATGGCGTACGCCGACTACGGCAACCTGTTCCCGAACGGCTGA
- a CDS encoding DUF3159 domain-containing protein produces the protein MADLLGGRRGAIDATLPPLAFAAGWLLGGESLWAGVGAALAVGAVVAGVRLRRGDRPRSVLVGLLAVCVAALIAVRTGRAENFFLIQLLSNAASALAWAVSIVVRWPLLGVLVGAVLGQRSRWRRDPALLRGYGRASWVWTATYVVRVAVFVPLYLSGQVLALVVARVALTWPLVAAALAVSWVVLRRSLPPGHPGLRHPIIKGPTASPR, from the coding sequence CTGGCGGATCTGCTGGGCGGGCGGCGCGGCGCCATCGACGCCACTCTGCCACCGCTGGCGTTCGCGGCGGGCTGGCTGCTCGGCGGGGAGTCGCTGTGGGCCGGGGTCGGCGCGGCGCTGGCCGTCGGCGCCGTGGTGGCCGGCGTCCGCCTGCGTCGGGGCGACCGGCCGCGTTCGGTGCTCGTCGGGCTGCTCGCCGTCTGCGTCGCCGCGTTGATCGCGGTCCGCACCGGCCGGGCCGAGAACTTCTTTCTGATCCAGTTGCTCTCCAACGCCGCCAGCGCGCTGGCGTGGGCGGTCAGCATCGTGGTGCGCTGGCCGCTGCTCGGCGTACTGGTCGGCGCGGTGCTGGGCCAGCGCTCCCGGTGGCGGCGCGACCCGGCGCTGCTGCGCGGGTACGGCCGGGCGAGCTGGGTGTGGACGGCGACGTACGTGGTGCGGGTGGCCGTGTTCGTGCCGCTGTACCTGAGCGGGCAGGTGCTCGCGCTGGTGGTGGCCCGGGTCGCGCTGACCTGGCCGCTGGTCGCGGCGGCGCTGGCGGTGAGCTGGGTGGTGCTGCGTCGGTCGTTGCCGCCCGGGCACCCGGGGCTGCGTCACCCGATCATCAAGGGCCCCACCGCGTCGCCCCGGTGA
- a CDS encoding phosphatase PAP2 family protein, translating to MRATARGWTAVWLVVMALVQAAAFLVVWRVSVHTEVGQWIDTVALTGNRIGQDRIDGPVDKLLNAMSVVSLLAATAMIGFIALMRGRIALAITATLLIAGANVSTQLLKSGLNRPDYGFDPERAAVGNSLPSGHTTVAASVAIALVLVLPAKVRAVGGFLAAAYAAAAGVATLSAGWHRPSDAVAAYLVVGVWAALAGLVLLITQREQAQVAPGDAHRLAALLLAAAGVLALVACLLALSWLVELRGTGPDELSRRPLFVAYAGSAAGIGGTMALVMALMLSVVHRLVPRVKG from the coding sequence ATGCGCGCGACGGCAAGGGGTTGGACCGCGGTCTGGTTGGTCGTCATGGCCCTTGTCCAGGCGGCCGCCTTCCTCGTCGTCTGGCGGGTGTCCGTGCACACCGAGGTCGGCCAGTGGATCGACACTGTCGCGCTGACCGGCAACCGGATCGGCCAGGATCGCATCGACGGCCCGGTGGACAAGCTCCTCAACGCGATGTCGGTGGTCTCCCTGCTGGCCGCCACCGCGATGATCGGGTTCATCGCGCTGATGCGGGGGCGGATCGCCCTGGCCATCACCGCGACCCTGCTGATCGCCGGAGCGAACGTCTCCACCCAACTGCTCAAGTCCGGGCTCAACCGGCCGGACTACGGCTTCGACCCGGAGCGAGCCGCGGTGGGTAACAGCCTGCCCAGCGGGCACACCACGGTTGCCGCGTCGGTGGCGATCGCGCTCGTGCTCGTGTTGCCGGCCAAGGTGCGGGCCGTCGGCGGCTTCCTCGCCGCCGCGTACGCCGCAGCCGCCGGGGTGGCCACCCTCTCCGCCGGATGGCACCGGCCCAGCGACGCGGTCGCCGCGTACCTCGTGGTGGGTGTCTGGGCGGCGCTGGCCGGGCTGGTCCTGCTCATCACCCAGCGGGAGCAGGCGCAGGTCGCTCCCGGCGACGCGCACCGGCTCGCCGCCCTGCTGCTCGCGGCCGCCGGCGTGCTCGCCCTGGTCGCCTGCCTGCTGGCCCTGTCCTGGCTGGTCGAGTTGCGCGGCACCGGGCCGGACGAGCTGAGCCGACGGCCGCTCTTCGTCGCGTACGCGGGTAGCGCCGCCGGCATCGGCGGCACGATGGCGCTGGTGATGGCGCTGATGCTCAGCGTCGTGCACCGGCTGGTGCCCCGGGTCAAGGGCTGA
- a CDS encoding maleylpyruvate isomerase N-terminal domain-containing protein: MSRVVDPIRAAFRAECARLTGALTGLDDADLDRPTDCPPWTVRELIAHVRTGTGRLTDMLAAPAPPHPEVDAAEYFGAAKFTPEVDAERIAGGRRDARQLDPAALPTDLDRTWRAADAAVAAAPPERVVRTRHGDAMRLTEFLRTRVLEVGVHGLDLAAALDRPPWLTAQAATVIVDLLTGGRPAPAELRWDRLTLIRKTTGRVALTGPERAAVNAAGFRWLAFGS; encoded by the coding sequence CTGAGCCGGGTGGTGGATCCGATCCGCGCGGCGTTCCGCGCCGAGTGCGCCCGACTCACCGGGGCCCTGACGGGGCTGGACGACGCCGACCTCGACCGGCCGACCGACTGCCCGCCGTGGACCGTCCGCGAACTGATCGCGCACGTGCGTACGGGCACGGGCCGGCTGACCGACATGCTCGCCGCCCCGGCCCCGCCGCACCCGGAGGTGGACGCCGCCGAGTACTTCGGCGCGGCGAAGTTCACCCCGGAGGTGGACGCCGAGCGGATCGCCGGCGGCCGGCGGGACGCGCGGCAGCTGGACCCGGCGGCGCTGCCGACCGACCTCGACCGGACGTGGCGGGCCGCCGACGCCGCGGTCGCCGCGGCCCCGCCCGAGCGGGTGGTCCGGACCCGGCACGGCGACGCGATGCGCCTCACCGAGTTCCTGCGGACCCGGGTCCTCGAGGTGGGCGTGCACGGGCTGGACCTGGCCGCCGCGCTGGACCGCCCGCCGTGGCTCACCGCCCAGGCGGCAACGGTGATCGTCGACCTGCTCACCGGCGGGCGGCCGGCGCCGGCCGAGTTGCGCTGGGACCGGCTGACGCTGATCCGCAAGACCACCGGGCGGGTGGCGTTGACCGGCCCGGAGCGGGCCGCCGTCAACGCCGCCGGGTTCCGCTGGCTCGCCTTCGGGAGCTGA
- a CDS encoding DUF1028 domain-containing protein — MTFSLVARSADGRLHGVVVASKFLAAGALVPAAEAQVGALATQAHVNLAYRPQGLTLLRTGVPAADVVAGLIAADAEREHRQLGVVGAGGPGASWTGPACHPWAGGRTGDGWAAQGNVLTGPEVVDALGDAWLAGSALPFAERLVAALRAGDEAGGDRRGRQSAGLLVVERGGGYGGRSDVLIDLRVDDHPDPVAELGRLLAVHTLLFSRPDPATLLDLSGAVADEVAALLTALGHPVTDDGPEGALISWAGLENLEERLVPGRIDPVVLTHLRGVAPHVPAPRSAS, encoded by the coding sequence GTGACCTTCTCCCTCGTGGCCCGCTCTGCCGACGGCCGGTTGCACGGCGTCGTCGTGGCCAGCAAGTTCCTCGCCGCCGGGGCGCTCGTGCCGGCCGCGGAGGCCCAGGTCGGCGCGCTGGCCACCCAGGCGCACGTCAACCTCGCCTACCGCCCGCAGGGGCTGACCCTGCTGCGCACAGGGGTGCCGGCCGCCGACGTGGTGGCCGGCCTGATCGCCGCCGACGCCGAGCGGGAGCACCGCCAGCTCGGCGTCGTCGGGGCCGGCGGTCCGGGTGCCAGCTGGACCGGGCCGGCCTGCCACCCGTGGGCAGGTGGGCGCACCGGCGATGGCTGGGCCGCGCAGGGCAACGTGCTGACCGGTCCGGAGGTCGTCGACGCGCTGGGCGACGCCTGGCTGGCCGGTTCGGCGCTGCCGTTCGCCGAGCGGCTGGTCGCCGCGTTGCGTGCCGGCGACGAGGCCGGCGGCGACCGGCGGGGTCGGCAGAGCGCCGGTCTGCTGGTGGTCGAGCGCGGCGGCGGGTACGGCGGCAGGAGCGACGTGCTGATCGACCTGCGGGTCGACGACCACCCTGATCCGGTGGCCGAGCTGGGTCGGCTGCTCGCCGTGCACACCCTGCTGTTCAGCCGGCCCGACCCGGCCACGCTGCTGGATCTCAGCGGCGCGGTGGCCGACGAGGTGGCCGCGTTGCTCACCGCTCTGGGTCACCCGGTCACCGACGACGGTCCGGAGGGCGCGTTGATCTCCTGGGCCGGGCTGGAGAACCTCGAAGAGCGGCTGGTGCCGGGGCGGATCGATCCGGTGGTGCTGACGCACCTGCGCGGCGTCGCCCCGCACGTGCCCGCGCCCCGCTCCGCGAGCTGA
- a CDS encoding LLM class F420-dependent oxidoreductase, which produces MTVPLGGIPLADHAAVYATLDRAGFTDVWSSEVAGTDAFTPLALAAAWQPRLRLGTAITPVFTRGPGLLAMSAAALAEAAPGRFALGIGASSPVLVRDWNAVRFDEPFRRTRDVLRFLRAALRGETVDEVYDTFTVRRFTLERPPAVPPPILLAALRPGMLRLAGAEADGVILNWLGADDVPRALAELGERRAGFEVAARIFVCPTEDAGYARKLGRRLITSYLTVPAYAEFHRWLGRDEVLAPMWQAWAAGDRRGASAAVPDEVVDALVLHGSPERCRAEVRRYADAGVDVPVFALLPTPEVTAGGAAALTTLIAQLGTDPVGAST; this is translated from the coding sequence ATGACTGTGCCGTTGGGCGGGATTCCGCTGGCCGACCACGCCGCGGTCTACGCGACGCTCGACCGGGCCGGGTTCACCGACGTCTGGTCGTCCGAGGTCGCCGGGACCGACGCGTTCACTCCGCTGGCGCTCGCCGCGGCCTGGCAGCCCCGGCTGCGGCTGGGGACCGCGATCACCCCGGTCTTCACCCGGGGGCCCGGGCTGCTGGCGATGAGCGCGGCGGCGCTGGCCGAGGCCGCGCCGGGCCGGTTCGCGCTCGGTATCGGCGCGTCCTCGCCGGTGCTGGTCCGCGACTGGAACGCCGTGCGGTTCGACGAGCCGTTCCGGCGCACCCGGGACGTCCTGCGCTTCCTGCGTGCCGCGCTGCGCGGCGAGACGGTGGACGAGGTCTACGACACCTTCACCGTCCGCCGGTTCACCCTGGAACGGCCCCCGGCGGTACCACCGCCGATCCTGCTCGCCGCGCTGCGCCCGGGCATGCTCCGGCTGGCCGGCGCGGAGGCCGACGGGGTCATCCTCAACTGGCTCGGCGCCGACGACGTGCCACGCGCCCTCGCCGAACTCGGCGAGCGCCGCGCCGGCTTCGAGGTCGCCGCCCGGATCTTCGTCTGCCCCACCGAGGACGCCGGGTACGCCCGCAAGCTGGGTCGCCGGCTGATCACCAGCTACCTCACCGTCCCGGCGTACGCCGAATTCCACCGCTGGCTCGGCCGCGACGAGGTGTTGGCGCCGATGTGGCAGGCGTGGGCCGCCGGTGACCGGCGCGGCGCCAGCGCGGCGGTGCCGGACGAGGTCGTCGACGCGCTCGTGCTGCACGGCTCGCCGGAGCGGTGTCGCGCCGAGGTGCGCCGCTACGCCGATGCCGGGGTGGACGTGCCCGTCTTCGCGCTGCTGCCCACCCCGGAGGTGACCGCCGGCGGTGCGGCCGCGCTGACCACCCTCATCGCCCAGTTGGGCACCGACCCCGTAGGAGCGTCGACGTGA
- a CDS encoding SDR family oxidoreductase translates to MNLTDRIVVVTGGAGGIGAALSRRFAAEGAAAVVIADLDADAARAVAAGIGPVAHATALDVTDEEQVRALVDDTERRYGRIDLFCANAGVTTGGGVEVDDAGWDRAWRVNVLAHVYSARAVLPGMLARGGGHLLHTCSAAGVLTAVGDAAYTATKHASVGFAEWLAITYRDRGIRVSALCPQGVDTPMLAGGIVEGHLGARVIAASGAVLTPDQVADATIAGLAEERFLILPHPEVAVYARRRAEDPDGWQAGLRKLVRRLAT, encoded by the coding sequence GTGAACCTCACCGACCGGATCGTGGTGGTCACCGGCGGCGCCGGCGGCATCGGTGCGGCGCTGTCCCGCAGGTTCGCCGCCGAGGGCGCCGCCGCAGTGGTGATCGCCGACCTGGACGCCGACGCGGCCCGCGCGGTGGCCGCCGGCATCGGCCCGGTCGCGCACGCCACCGCACTCGACGTCACCGACGAGGAGCAGGTCCGCGCGCTGGTCGACGACACCGAGCGGCGGTACGGCCGGATCGACCTGTTCTGCGCCAACGCGGGCGTGACCACCGGCGGTGGGGTGGAGGTCGACGACGCCGGCTGGGACCGGGCGTGGCGGGTCAACGTCCTCGCGCACGTCTACTCCGCCCGCGCGGTGCTGCCCGGGATGCTCGCCCGTGGCGGCGGCCACCTGCTGCACACCTGCTCGGCGGCGGGCGTGCTGACCGCGGTGGGCGACGCCGCGTACACCGCGACGAAACACGCCTCAGTGGGCTTCGCCGAGTGGCTGGCCATCACCTACCGGGACCGGGGCATCCGGGTCAGCGCGCTCTGCCCGCAGGGCGTCGACACCCCGATGCTCGCGGGCGGGATCGTGGAGGGCCACCTGGGCGCCCGGGTGATCGCCGCCTCCGGTGCGGTGCTCACCCCGGACCAGGTCGCCGACGCGACCATCGCCGGGCTGGCCGAGGAGCGCTTCCTGATCCTGCCGCACCCGGAGGTCGCGGTCTACGCGCGCCGCCGCGCCGAGGACCCGGACGGCTGGCAGGCCGGCCTCCGCAAACTGGTCCGCCGCCTGGCCACCTGA
- a CDS encoding LysR family transcriptional regulator, which yields MDTEAVRSFVRAAELGQLQHAADELGVTQQAVSKRIAALERELEVRLFTRTARGVELTLDGQAFLPHARSIVAGVERAVSAVRPGSRALRIDVLGLRSAQAVVLHDYWRSHPETNLDVVTLRVNDPRVAVAAVEAGDVDASFRTITDPATLPRHVRMLHAFDSPLELLVGPRHPLASARALTPLQLRKHRIWVPGIAPRSEWAEFYDQLATDFDLRIDAAGPHFGDEVLLDTLADSADVATLVGARDRYIWPTNHDLRRIPIVNPTLAYPLFLILPATNPHPGLRAVINHFGNLAALPTTTWRPSWAAHRDDGDAARTGR from the coding sequence ATGGACACCGAGGCAGTGCGATCGTTCGTCCGGGCGGCCGAGCTCGGGCAACTGCAACACGCGGCCGACGAACTGGGCGTGACACAGCAGGCGGTCTCGAAGCGGATCGCCGCCCTGGAGCGCGAGCTGGAGGTCCGTCTGTTCACCCGTACCGCCCGAGGGGTCGAGCTGACGCTCGACGGCCAGGCGTTTCTCCCGCACGCCCGGAGCATCGTCGCGGGTGTCGAGCGTGCCGTCAGCGCGGTCAGACCGGGCTCCCGGGCCCTTCGGATCGACGTTCTCGGCCTGCGAAGCGCGCAGGCCGTCGTTCTGCACGACTACTGGCGGTCGCATCCCGAAACCAACCTCGACGTGGTGACCCTCAGGGTCAACGACCCGCGCGTGGCGGTCGCCGCCGTCGAAGCGGGCGATGTCGACGCCTCGTTCCGCACCATCACCGACCCGGCCACGCTTCCGCGCCACGTGCGAATGCTCCATGCGTTCGACTCGCCGCTGGAACTCCTCGTCGGCCCGAGGCATCCGCTCGCCTCAGCACGAGCACTGACGCCACTCCAGCTGCGCAAGCACCGGATCTGGGTGCCGGGCATCGCGCCGCGCAGCGAATGGGCCGAGTTCTACGATCAGCTCGCCACCGACTTCGACCTGCGCATCGACGCGGCAGGCCCGCACTTCGGCGACGAGGTTCTCCTGGACACCCTCGCGGACTCCGCGGACGTGGCCACCCTCGTGGGGGCGCGCGACCGATACATCTGGCCGACGAACCATGACCTACGCCGCATCCCCATCGTCAATCCGACGCTCGCCTACCCACTGTTCCTCATCCTCCCCGCGACGAACCCACACCCGGGACTCCGGGCGGTCATCAACCACTTCGGAAACCTGGCAGCCCTCCCGACGACGACGTGGCGCCCGTCCTGGGCAGCACACCGCGATGATGGCGATGCCGCGCGCACGGGACGTTGA